In a single window of the Anaerobaca lacustris genome:
- a CDS encoding alpha/beta hydrolase family protein, producing MRTKMRIATIVALCLMMEAVVLAGASLRVLPETLDGGPSHEMMSRYLSRQAQPLFEQWRQQYEQRTAPDQIAAYQKNLREQFLHAIGSLPERTPLNPHVTGVIDRDGYTVEKIIFESQPKHYVTALLFLPDRGRHPSPFPGVLVPCGHASQAKAYEAYQTMGALLALNGMAALVFDPIDQGERSQMPAELPGLWGTTAHTMVGVGSILLGQNTARFMLWDSMRAVDYLQSRPEIDPDRIGCTGNSGGGTQTSHLMALDDRIRVAAPSCYITSFEALLSTIGPQDAEQNVFGQLAFGMDHADYLMMRAPMPILICAATKDFFDIHGTWTSFRSAKRLYTRLDAAERIDLLENDATHNYNRTQREGIARWMSRWLLGKDVAIAEPNIVLLDEDEARCTPDGQVMHLAGARSTYDLNRQFADELAARREGLWAIFGWAVLSEHVRRTAGVRPLAELPQSQIQEPELIEQDGRRIRKVVLTLEDGLYLPALVFHPRGDSVGNALLYLHEGGKEADAGPDGPIDELLKAGRMVVAVDLRGTGETQSRHGWGGGRFGPNTKDVLTAYLLGRSYVGMRTEDILICASLLSDRTNGPVDVIAVGNACVPALHAAALEPDLFGSVRLMGGLRSWADVIASGRSHHQLVNVVHGALGVYDLPDLVRALGDRIVVTEPLDAMGQPL from the coding sequence ATGAGAACGAAGATGAGGATCGCAACGATTGTGGCCCTGTGCCTGATGATGGAAGCCGTCGTTTTGGCGGGTGCAAGCCTGCGCGTTCTGCCGGAGACCCTCGACGGCGGTCCCAGCCACGAAATGATGTCGCGGTATCTGTCGCGGCAGGCGCAGCCGTTGTTCGAGCAGTGGCGGCAGCAGTACGAGCAACGGACGGCGCCAGACCAGATTGCCGCCTATCAGAAGAACCTGCGTGAGCAGTTTCTCCATGCGATTGGCAGCCTGCCGGAGAGAACGCCTCTGAATCCGCATGTGACCGGCGTGATCGACCGCGATGGATATACAGTCGAGAAGATCATCTTCGAGAGCCAGCCGAAGCACTATGTCACGGCCTTGCTGTTTCTGCCGGATCGCGGCAGGCACCCATCCCCATTCCCCGGCGTCCTCGTGCCGTGCGGGCATGCCTCTCAAGCCAAAGCGTATGAGGCCTATCAGACGATGGGGGCTCTGCTGGCTCTCAACGGCATGGCGGCCCTCGTGTTCGATCCGATCGATCAGGGCGAGCGCAGCCAGATGCCGGCCGAATTGCCCGGGCTCTGGGGCACCACCGCCCACACGATGGTCGGCGTCGGCAGCATCCTGCTGGGCCAGAACACGGCTCGGTTCATGCTCTGGGATTCCATGCGAGCGGTGGACTACCTGCAATCCCGCCCGGAGATCGACCCGGACCGCATTGGCTGTACGGGCAACAGCGGCGGGGGAACGCAGACCTCCCACCTGATGGCGCTGGACGACCGCATTCGGGTCGCCGCCCCGAGTTGCTATATCACCAGCTTCGAGGCACTGCTCTCGACCATCGGGCCCCAGGACGCCGAGCAGAATGTCTTCGGACAACTGGCATTCGGGATGGATCATGCGGATTATCTGATGATGCGGGCGCCCATGCCGATCCTCATCTGCGCGGCGACGAAGGATTTCTTCGACATCCATGGGACGTGGACGTCGTTTCGGTCGGCCAAGCGCCTGTATACGCGGCTGGATGCCGCCGAGCGGATCGACCTGCTGGAAAACGACGCCACCCACAACTACAACCGGACCCAGCGGGAGGGCATCGCACGCTGGATGTCGCGATGGCTGCTTGGGAAGGACGTGGCGATTGCCGAGCCGAACATCGTGTTGCTCGATGAGGACGAGGCCCGCTGCACACCCGATGGGCAGGTGATGCACCTGGCCGGGGCGCGTTCGACATACGACCTGAATCGCCAGTTCGCCGATGAATTGGCCGCGCGTCGTGAGGGGCTTTGGGCGATATTTGGATGGGCGGTTCTATCCGAACACGTCCGGCGGACTGCCGGCGTGAGGCCTCTCGCGGAGTTGCCCCAGTCGCAGATTCAGGAACCCGAACTCATCGAGCAGGACGGCCGGCGCATTCGAAAGGTCGTCCTCACGCTCGAAGACGGCTTGTACCTGCCGGCCCTGGTGTTCCATCCAAGGGGGGATTCCGTGGGCAACGCGCTGCTGTATCTTCACGAAGGCGGCAAAGAGGCGGACGCCGGGCCGGACGGGCCGATCGACGAACTCCTCAAGGCCGGCCGGATGGTTGTGGCCGTGGATCTGCGCGGCACCGGGGAAACACAATCCCGGCACGGCTGGGGCGGCGGACGGTTCGGGCCGAACACGAAGGACGTGCTGACGGCCTATCTGCTGGGCCGGTCCTACGTCGGGATGCGAACCGAGGACATCCTGATCTGTGCGTCTCTGCTGTCCGATAGGACCAACGGGCCCGTAGATGTGATCGCCGTGGGCAACGCCTGCGTGCCTGCTTTGCATGCGGCGGCGTTGGAGCCGGATCTTTTCGGTTCCGTGCGACTGATGGGCGGCCTGCGCTCGTGGGCCGATGTGATCGCATCCGGCCGGTCGCACCACCAGCTTGTGAACGTGGTGCATGGAGCGCTGGGGGTGTACGACCTGCCCGACCTCGTGCGGGCTCTGGGCGATCGGATCGTTGTCACCGAGCCCCTCGACGCCATGGGCCAGCCCCTGTGA
- a CDS encoding beta-L-arabinofuranosidase domain-containing protein produces MSASSIERRQFLAGIAAGAAAAAVSPLSNVGAAPSRVTSFLRSRGSASGLAEPAFRPLPLGSVRPEGWLRRQLRLQADGLSGHLDEFWPDVSQSQWFGGKAEGWERAPYWLDGVIPLAWALGDERLEAKVKKYVDHIVAHQRPDGWYAPYPLDAGARPYDLWAILLANKVLVQYHEATGDAAVLQAVARNLRVTLDALDRTPLFNWGRFRWFEGLISAYYVYELSGEDWLLDLARKFCDQGFDYMGFYDGEDVTMPTPRRGLWRYDKHVVNTGMALKAYALSWRLTRRQAERAFPTRMLEILDRYHGQVTGMFTGDECIAGKNPVQGTELCAVVEAMYSLEHLVSVTGDPAFADRLERIAFNALPATFAPDMWSHQYNQQVNQIQCTINPDHMWSTNGPESNIYGLEPNYGCCTSNMHQGWPKFATHLWMRAGDGIAAVAYAPSAVRLETRGAAVRVALDTDYPFRETLKLTVTTDKPARFPLLLRVPAWAEGATIRVADGSPRRLKPGSFHKVEREWNGAVEVDLRFPMQVKTSRRYHEAVAVERGPLVYSLKLGERWTRVNEDKPHRELPHADFEVRPTTPWNYALILDEDDPQASVTFEEQRVGDRPFSPDGAGMVAKVKGRRLPNWRQAHGWAAEVPPGPQRSAEPIEELTLIPYGCTNIRVTEFPRLERQ; encoded by the coding sequence ATGAGCGCATCGTCGATCGAACGCCGCCAGTTCCTGGCCGGCATCGCCGCCGGCGCGGCCGCCGCTGCCGTATCACCACTTTCCAATGTGGGGGCGGCCCCCTCTCGTGTGACAAGCTTTCTGCGCAGCCGTGGGTCCGCATCGGGCCTCGCCGAGCCGGCATTTCGCCCGCTGCCGCTTGGATCGGTCCGTCCCGAAGGCTGGCTGCGACGTCAGCTTCGCCTTCAGGCCGACGGCTTGAGCGGGCACCTCGACGAGTTCTGGCCGGACGTGAGTCAGAGCCAGTGGTTCGGCGGCAAGGCCGAGGGCTGGGAGCGGGCCCCATATTGGCTCGACGGCGTCATCCCGCTGGCCTGGGCCCTGGGCGACGAGCGTCTTGAGGCCAAGGTGAAGAAATACGTCGATCACATCGTGGCACACCAGCGGCCCGACGGATGGTATGCGCCGTACCCGCTCGACGCCGGCGCCCGCCCGTACGATCTCTGGGCGATCCTGCTGGCGAACAAGGTGCTCGTCCAGTACCACGAGGCCACCGGCGACGCCGCCGTCCTTCAGGCAGTGGCGCGGAACCTGCGTGTGACCCTGGATGCGCTGGATCGGACCCCTCTGTTCAACTGGGGCAGGTTCCGCTGGTTCGAGGGGCTCATCTCCGCGTATTATGTGTACGAGCTGAGTGGTGAGGACTGGCTGCTGGACCTGGCGCGCAAGTTCTGCGATCAGGGATTCGATTACATGGGGTTCTACGACGGCGAGGACGTGACCATGCCGACACCGCGTCGCGGCCTGTGGCGGTACGACAAGCACGTCGTCAATACGGGCATGGCTCTGAAGGCCTATGCCCTCTCGTGGCGTCTGACCCGCCGGCAGGCCGAGCGGGCCTTCCCCACCCGAATGCTGGAGATCCTCGACCGCTATCACGGCCAGGTGACGGGCATGTTCACCGGCGACGAGTGCATCGCTGGCAAGAACCCGGTCCAGGGAACGGAACTGTGCGCCGTCGTCGAGGCGATGTACTCGCTGGAACATCTCGTCTCGGTCACGGGCGATCCAGCCTTTGCCGACCGTCTGGAGCGAATCGCGTTCAACGCCCTGCCGGCCACGTTCGCCCCCGACATGTGGTCCCACCAATACAACCAGCAGGTCAACCAGATCCAGTGCACGATCAACCCGGACCACATGTGGAGCACGAACGGCCCGGAGTCGAACATCTACGGCCTGGAGCCCAATTACGGCTGCTGCACATCGAACATGCACCAAGGCTGGCCCAAGTTTGCCACGCATCTGTGGATGCGCGCCGGCGACGGGATCGCCGCTGTGGCCTACGCGCCCAGCGCGGTCCGTCTCGAGACGCGGGGTGCGGCGGTTCGCGTGGCTCTCGACACCGACTATCCGTTCCGCGAGACGCTCAAGCTCACGGTGACGACCGATAAACCGGCCCGCTTCCCGCTTCTTCTGCGCGTGCCTGCCTGGGCCGAGGGGGCGACGATCCGCGTTGCCGATGGTTCCCCCCGGCGTCTGAAGCCCGGCTCGTTCCATAAAGTCGAGCGGGAATGGAACGGTGCCGTCGAGGTGGACTTACGCTTCCCGATGCAGGTCAAGACGTCGCGTCGCTACCACGAGGCCGTCGCCGTGGAACGGGGCCCGCTCGTTTACTCATTGAAGCTGGGCGAGAGGTGGACCCGCGTGAACGAGGACAAGCCGCACCGCGAGCTTCCCCATGCCGATTTCGAAGTCCGGCCCACAACGCCCTGGAACTACGCCCTGATTCTGGATGAAGACGATCCCCAGGCAAGCGTCACATTCGAAGAGCAGCGGGTGGGCGACAGACCCTTCTCACCCGACGGCGCGGGCATGGTCGCCAAGGTCAAGGGCCGCCGACTGCCCAACTGGAGGCAGGCGCACGGCTGGGCCGCCGAAGTCCCGCCGGGACCCCAGAGGTCCGCTGAGCCCATCGAGGAGCTGACGCTCATCCCCTACGGCTGCACGAACATCCGTGTGACGGAGTTTCCCCGCCTCGAACGGCAATAG
- a CDS encoding type II secretion system protein, with amino-acid sequence MTRVPRAFTLIELLVVISIIAVLMGILMPTLSRVRDQARDQACRSNLKGIGLGVAMYLQDNNYTLPDMYTHTGSSNGHLWWDTAGNPLRANAHNAYWGIAYIDYVKERELFGCAAFRNFCEMLASEMLYGGDQELIYTSAFAGNGWLTKENTIRIPRHAEVIFAHDHMEPRIENGSADMLFPGSGGVNLTHYRQGGGRGNWYRGIFRHNIRASGDFRTGGTLNVLWLDAHVSSIKETDGEDVPKRWYDPLDKN; translated from the coding sequence ATGACACGTGTCCCACGAGCCTTCACCCTCATCGAACTGCTCGTCGTTATCTCCATCATCGCCGTCCTCATGGGCATTCTCATGCCCACCTTGTCGCGCGTGAGGGACCAGGCCCGGGACCAGGCCTGCCGGTCCAATCTCAAGGGGATCGGCCTGGGCGTTGCGATGTATCTCCAGGACAACAACTACACACTGCCCGACATGTACACGCATACCGGCAGCAGCAACGGACACTTGTGGTGGGACACGGCCGGCAACCCGCTCAGAGCGAACGCCCACAATGCCTACTGGGGGATCGCCTACATCGACTACGTCAAGGAGCGAGAGCTTTTCGGCTGCGCGGCCTTTCGCAACTTCTGCGAGATGCTGGCGTCAGAGATGCTCTACGGTGGCGATCAGGAGCTGATCTACACCTCCGCCTTTGCGGGCAACGGCTGGCTGACCAAGGAGAATACGATCCGCATCCCCCGTCACGCCGAGGTGATCTTTGCGCACGACCACATGGAGCCCCGAATCGAAAACGGCAGCGCCGACATGCTGTTCCCCGGCTCCGGCGGCGTCAACCTGACCCACTATCGACAAGGCGGCGGGCGCGGCAACTGGTACCGCGGCATCTTCCGGCACAACATCCGGGCCTCCGGCGACTTCCGGACCGGCGGCACGCTCAACGTCCTCTGGCTCGACGCACACGTCTCCAGCATCAAAGAGACCGACGGCGAAGACGTCCCCAAACGCTGGTACGACCCCCTCGACAAGAACTGA
- a CDS encoding choice-of-anchor Q domain-containing protein produces the protein MVWRPRCVFLATVLTCLLGVSASSLAATLYVDDSGKTGFSNVQAAVDAARDGDVIVIQPGTYTGRGNQDIDLQRKAIRIQSTDPNDPAVVEATIIDCGGTQADPHRGFHVQDFTGEIVGLTITNGLAASGGAVYCRSSVLTLRQCRIVQNATLPGEERGNPDGGTGGGVYCEASTVEMIGCYITDNSTGAGADSRETSAGSGGDGAGVYAVSSLLHVSDSTIADNVTGAGGDSDSIAGRGGNGAGIHADSLVVIRSKIVGNACGQGGAGPQGGMGGQGGGIHCSRATIAATMIEANRAGTGGDSTAGTKGVGGSGGHGGGLVCLDSLDLSNSLIAGNRAGLAGGTADSSVATLAGRGGGISCTYGVIDHCTIVGNVAFGQVIDEKAEPVGPGGGVACTPQTTITNSILWGNTSDQIEGHDCANVLYCDMEGQTCEENRSNISVDPLFVEAGYWADARDPEVAARSDDSDAIWVGGDYRLSEGSPCIDAADPDYVYDFAHTDLDGRPRLTGAAPDMGAYETHDLIPVYRFRSREDAKHRFTTSESEKDTLIDRQADTWEFEGVACYVYKRAITADLKPVYCFWSARLESYLYTISESEKNRLITTYSTDRWVYESIAFYAYPEGSQPEGAKPVYRFWSNRLGSYFYTIDEAERAQYYVDTGTWAFEGIAWYAFDTSYASDESTTPSTPDSSVVYEFTGGSDAASYVFQLRAYVDGQQAQLDNATIELTPAVGRMQIALDFDAMTVELAQFHVETQWVEHVTTVTQSAVGVIQFPVTLSLYGFFDALTPRGPYPMESRGLTFSTAGGFEAVSEDETFRIQGSANVDGGKLDVNLAVGATEFELDGAAAIDDSGYPDRLDVAMDGPFQWNRSQQDLLLETTIKGHTLEIYVDSMQVRPTGLWRGKNVSQAQQERK, from the coding sequence ATGGTTTGGCGACCCCGTTGTGTGTTTCTGGCGACTGTATTGACGTGTCTTCTCGGCGTTTCCGCTTCGTCGTTGGCCGCCACGCTGTACGTGGACGACAGCGGCAAGACCGGCTTCTCCAACGTCCAGGCGGCGGTGGACGCCGCCCGCGACGGCGATGTCATCGTGATCCAGCCTGGGACCTACACCGGGCGCGGCAATCAAGACATCGACTTGCAGCGGAAAGCAATCCGCATTCAGAGCACCGATCCCAACGATCCGGCCGTCGTGGAAGCGACGATCATCGATTGCGGCGGGACGCAGGCCGATCCGCACCGTGGGTTCCACGTGCAGGATTTCACGGGCGAGATCGTCGGCCTGACCATCACCAACGGCCTCGCCGCGTCCGGCGGCGCCGTCTACTGCCGCAGCAGCGTGTTGACGTTACGGCAGTGCCGCATCGTCCAGAACGCGACGCTGCCCGGCGAGGAACGAGGAAACCCTGACGGCGGCACAGGCGGCGGCGTCTATTGCGAGGCGTCCACCGTCGAGATGATCGGCTGCTACATCACCGACAACAGCACCGGAGCGGGCGCTGATTCCCGAGAGACATCAGCCGGTTCCGGCGGTGACGGAGCCGGTGTCTACGCCGTCAGTTCGCTCTTGCACGTATCCGATTCGACGATTGCCGACAACGTCACAGGCGCCGGCGGGGATTCCGACTCCATCGCCGGACGCGGGGGCAACGGCGCGGGCATCCACGCCGATTCCCTCGTCGTGATCCGTTCGAAGATTGTGGGCAACGCGTGTGGCCAGGGCGGCGCCGGACCCCAGGGCGGCATGGGCGGCCAAGGGGGCGGCATCCACTGTTCGCGCGCCACGATTGCCGCGACCATGATCGAGGCCAACCGCGCCGGGACCGGCGGCGACAGCACCGCCGGGACCAAAGGCGTGGGCGGCTCGGGCGGTCATGGCGGCGGGCTCGTCTGCCTGGATTCGCTGGATCTGAGCAACAGCCTGATCGCCGGCAACCGCGCCGGACTGGCCGGCGGGACCGCCGATTCGAGCGTGGCGACATTGGCCGGCCGCGGCGGGGGCATTTCGTGCACCTATGGCGTCATCGACCACTGCACCATCGTCGGCAACGTCGCGTTCGGGCAGGTGATCGACGAGAAGGCCGAACCGGTCGGACCCGGCGGAGGCGTCGCCTGTACACCTCAAACGACCATCACCAATTCCATCCTGTGGGGCAATACTTCGGACCAGATTGAAGGGCACGATTGCGCCAATGTTCTGTACTGCGACATGGAAGGACAGACGTGCGAGGAGAACCGCAGCAATATCAGCGTCGATCCTCTCTTTGTGGAGGCCGGATACTGGGCTGATGCGCGCGATCCGGAGGTGGCCGCCAGGTCCGACGATTCCGACGCAATCTGGGTCGGCGGGGATTACCGCCTATCCGAGGGTTCGCCGTGCATCGATGCGGCCGACCCGGACTATGTGTACGACTTCGCACATACCGACCTCGACGGAAGGCCGCGCCTCACAGGCGCTGCGCCCGACATGGGGGCCTACGAAACACACGATCTCATACCCGTCTATCGATTCCGCTCGCGTGAGGATGCCAAGCATCGGTTCACCACAAGCGAGAGTGAGAAGGACACGCTTATCGATCGACAGGCCGACACGTGGGAATTCGAAGGCGTCGCCTGCTATGTGTACAAGCGCGCCATAACAGCCGACCTGAAGCCCGTCTATTGCTTCTGGTCGGCCCGACTCGAAAGCTATCTGTACACCATCAGCGAATCGGAGAAGAACCGCCTCATCACCACGTATTCGACCGACCGATGGGTGTACGAGAGCATCGCATTCTACGCCTATCCGGAGGGCAGCCAACCCGAAGGGGCCAAGCCGGTGTATCGCTTCTGGTCCAACCGGCTCGGCAGTTACTTCTATACGATCGACGAGGCCGAGCGCGCGCAGTATTACGTTGACACCGGCACGTGGGCGTTCGAGGGCATCGCCTGGTACGCATTTGACACGTCATATGCATCCGACGAATCGACGACCCCCTCTACGCCCGACTCGTCTGTGGTATACGAGTTCACCGGCGGCAGCGATGCGGCTTCCTACGTGTTCCAGTTGAGGGCCTACGTCGATGGGCAGCAGGCCCAGCTCGACAATGCCACCATCGAATTGACGCCGGCGGTCGGACGGATGCAGATTGCCTTGGACTTCGACGCGATGACGGTCGAACTGGCTCAGTTCCACGTCGAGACCCAATGGGTCGAGCACGTCACGACCGTGACCCAGTCCGCCGTGGGTGTGATCCAGTTCCCGGTGACGCTGTCGCTCTACGGTTTCTTCGATGCCCTGACGCCCAGAGGTCCCTATCCTATGGAGAGCCGGGGCCTGACGTTCTCGACGGCCGGCGGCTTCGAGGCCGTCTCCGAGGATGAGACGTTCCGAATCCAGGGATCGGCGAACGTTGACGGAGGCAAACTCGACGTGAATCTGGCGGTGGGCGCCACGGAATTCGAGCTGGATGGCGCGGCCGCTATTGACGATTCCGGCTATCCGGATCGGCTCGATGTCGCTATGGACGGGCCGTTTCAGTGGAATCGCAGTCAGCAGGACCTTCTGCTGGAGACGACGATCAAGGGACACACGCTGGAGATCTACGTGGATTCGATGCAGGTCCGGCCGACGGGGCTCTGGCGAGGCAAGAACGTCTCGCAGGCACAGCAGGAGCGCAAGTAG
- a CDS encoding SGNH/GDSL hydrolase family protein, producing MSVAKAVLLSILSAAAAVQAGHPSADPDPNRLAGEIEAFAQWDSKNAFPAEPVLFVGSSSIRMWRTRQGFPDQPVINRGFGGSHISDVLHFADRIVLPYQPRVIVFYAGDNDVAGGKSAQRVRDDYRRFVDLVGARLPQTRLIFVTIKPSGQRWALWPEMARANDLVRDLCDKDDRLFFADLATPLLDSDGKPDDQLFLADRLHLSPQGYAVWNRALAPILNQALSSLPAGSR from the coding sequence ATGTCCGTAGCGAAAGCAGTTCTGTTGTCAATCCTGTCGGCGGCCGCCGCCGTTCAGGCGGGCCACCCGAGCGCCGACCCCGATCCCAATCGATTGGCCGGAGAGATCGAGGCCTTCGCGCAGTGGGACAGCAAGAACGCGTTTCCCGCCGAGCCGGTCCTGTTCGTCGGCTCCTCCAGCATTCGGATGTGGCGCACGCGGCAGGGCTTTCCGGACCAGCCCGTCATCAACCGCGGGTTCGGCGGGTCCCATATCTCGGACGTCCTGCACTTTGCCGACCGCATCGTCCTGCCGTATCAGCCGAGGGTGATCGTGTTCTACGCCGGGGACAACGACGTGGCCGGCGGCAAATCCGCCCAGCGCGTCCGCGATGACTATCGCAGATTCGTGGACCTTGTCGGCGCCAGGCTGCCCCAGACGCGGCTGATCTTCGTGACCATCAAACCCAGCGGACAACGCTGGGCGCTCTGGCCCGAAATGGCCAGGGCCAACGATCTCGTTCGCGACCTCTGTGACAAAGACGACCGCCTGTTCTTCGCTGACCTCGCGACGCCCTTGTTGGATTCTGATGGAAAGCCCGACGACCAGCTCTTCCTCGCCGACCGCCTGCACCTCAGCCCGCAGGGCTATGCCGTCTGGAACAGGGCCCTCGCGCCGATTCTCAACCAAGCGTTGTCGTCACTTCCGGCGGGCAGCCGCTGA
- a CDS encoding GreA/GreB family elongation factor, with translation MTEKRIQQLIAKALASTAIDLTRYYHMCWWEGRLRCLHVHHTKDVHPVFFAAPGEAFAEALNERQWQLLTERIAAYCRTHNVTASGRPPRSKAGAREESSWQRPTLTGFDSIRLRRLLATAGSPETSTKAHVEGLRCLLETADTVSPEEVPRDVVTMNSRVRLKNRRGREEMRVSLVFPADASGNGDREPARVSVLTPTGLAILGRRVGDNVEGRVRIHELLYQPEAAGDFDL, from the coding sequence ATGACCGAGAAACGGATACAGCAACTCATCGCAAAAGCACTCGCGTCGACCGCTATCGATCTGACGCGATACTACCACATGTGTTGGTGGGAAGGCCGACTCCGGTGCCTTCACGTGCACCATACCAAGGACGTCCACCCGGTCTTCTTCGCAGCGCCCGGCGAGGCCTTTGCGGAGGCGTTGAACGAGCGTCAATGGCAACTTCTGACCGAGCGCATCGCGGCGTATTGCCGGACTCACAACGTCACGGCGAGCGGCCGGCCTCCGCGAAGCAAGGCAGGCGCCCGCGAGGAGTCGTCGTGGCAGAGACCGACGCTAACCGGGTTCGACTCGATACGTTTGCGTCGACTGCTGGCGACCGCGGGTTCGCCGGAGACTTCAACGAAGGCACACGTCGAAGGGCTTCGCTGCCTGCTCGAAACGGCGGACACGGTGTCGCCGGAGGAGGTTCCCCGCGACGTGGTGACGATGAACTCACGGGTGCGACTGAAGAACCGCCGGGGCCGGGAGGAGATGCGTGTCTCGCTCGTATTCCCCGCGGACGCATCAGGGAACGGCGATCGTGAACCGGCAAGGGTTTCGGTGCTGACACCCACCGGACTGGCCATTCTCGGACGACGTGTCGGAGACAACGTCGAGGGCCGTGTGAGGATTCACGAGCTGCTGTACCAGCCGGAGGCGGCTGGAGACTTCGATTTGTAG
- a CDS encoding YitT family protein: MLAVHVESPGPGATRRTQGDCLTGPPLPAQDKIRVIQETVVVKKTIGEFARHTVLLVLGSALCAFAVNAILVPHGFLARGMTGAALIVHYTHPVLPIGALYLLMNIPVFALGWRFVGLRFVLYSLWGMAVYSAMLHLITIPLAIHDRMLATVIAGAISGTGIAVILRSYGSIGGAEILCVILHKFFSITLGAGSMILNAAVLAVAAVLFPIETVLYTLVYVAATAQVTNMVFHGLARRQAALIISDKWQEIALELTNVHRFGVTRISGRGGYQGTDRTILYSVINRRNVSALKRIVLERDPNAFIALMAAEDVTGVEVGNQPHW, from the coding sequence ATGCTTGCGGTGCATGTGGAAAGCCCCGGCCCCGGTGCGACGCGGCGGACACAGGGCGACTGCCTGACAGGACCGCCTCTTCCCGCGCAGGACAAGATCCGCGTGATTCAGGAGACCGTTGTTGTGAAGAAGACGATCGGCGAATTCGCGCGTCACACCGTGCTGCTGGTGCTGGGCAGCGCCCTGTGCGCGTTTGCTGTGAATGCCATCCTGGTCCCGCATGGGTTCCTGGCGCGCGGCATGACGGGGGCCGCGCTGATCGTGCATTACACGCATCCGGTGCTGCCCATCGGTGCGCTGTATCTGCTGATGAACATCCCCGTGTTCGCACTGGGCTGGCGGTTCGTCGGCCTGCGGTTCGTGCTCTATTCGCTGTGGGGCATGGCCGTCTATTCGGCCATGCTGCACCTCATCACGATCCCTCTGGCGATTCACGACAGGATGCTTGCCACGGTCATCGCCGGAGCGATCTCCGGAACGGGCATCGCGGTGATCCTTCGTTCCTACGGTTCGATCGGCGGAGCGGAGATCCTGTGCGTCATCCTGCACAAGTTCTTCTCGATCACGTTGGGTGCGGGGTCCATGATCCTCAATGCGGCGGTCCTGGCCGTCGCCGCCGTTCTCTTTCCCATCGAAACCGTGCTGTACACGCTCGTCTACGTCGCCGCGACCGCCCAGGTGACGAATATGGTGTTTCACGGCCTTGCCAGGCGGCAGGCGGCGCTGATCATCTCAGACAAATGGCAGGAGATCGCTCTGGAACTGACGAATGTGCATCGCTTCGGCGTCACCCGGATCAGCGGCCGGGGCGGCTACCAGGGGACCGACAGAACCATTCTCTATTCTGTCATCAACCGCAGAAACGTCTCGGCTTTGAAGCGGATCGTTCTCGAGCGGGACCCGAATGCGTTCATTGCGCTGATGGCCGCCGAGGACGTCACCGGCGTGGAGGTGGGCAACCAGCCGCACTGGTAG